A single Staphylococcus muscae DNA region contains:
- a CDS encoding YfcE family phosphodiesterase yields the protein MKKWILVSDNHSETGILYDIYHQHEDADAFFHLGDSEFKYYDTELSLYQRVKGNMDFYPEFPETQIATSDGDRIFFTHGHLFGVNGSRLTLAQQASQNGARFAFYGHTHVARYEYINGIHVINPGSISQSRSNIEETYAEIIEDNRRYQLNFRNRQHQVINRMTL from the coding sequence ATGAAAAAGTGGATTCTAGTCAGTGATAATCATTCAGAAACAGGAATTTTATATGATATTTATCATCAACATGAAGATGCTGATGCATTCTTCCATCTGGGTGACTCAGAATTTAAATATTATGATACTGAGTTAAGTTTGTATCAACGTGTCAAAGGTAATATGGACTTTTACCCAGAATTTCCAGAAACACAAATAGCTACATCGGATGGGGACAGAATCTTTTTTACACATGGGCATCTTTTCGGTGTAAATGGATCAAGATTAACACTAGCACAACAAGCCAGTCAAAATGGGGCACGTTTTGCGTTTTATGGACATACACACGTTGCTCGCTATGAGTATATTAATGGTATACATGTCATCAATCCAGGCAGTATTTCACAATCGCGCAGTAATATAGAAGAGACTTATGCAGAAATTATTGAAGATAATAGAAGGTATCAACTGAACTTTCGAAATCGTCAACATCAGGTCATCAATCGCATGACATTGTAG